In Candidatus Methanosphaera massiliense, the following are encoded in one genomic region:
- a CDS encoding amidohydrolase family protein — protein sequence MMTIKNGLVLTGFNLDPVHTNVVINDEGRIIKLSRYYEEGEIIDATGCIVTPAFINAHTHIGDSIAKDVGDGLSIKELVEPPNGLKHQKLNQASDQEIIESMHEAAKEMLYSGTSTFIDFREGGLKGIELLKKAIYDLPINACILGRSDKYYDPNTTPEEARLITRELIQHCDGIGLSGVQDVDPEIMLQIAEVCNAEDKIAMVHVAEYYELQEQSVQLTNQTEVERALRAGYTNLVHVTYPIMQDLDLLSSSSPFIISCPRSNGMLSVGVPPISAYAEQQIDVALGTDNVMFNKPDMFREMEYTLKAVRGSYKNKITAHDILKMATINGFKILGKDISIQEGNISDILVIKQKSEDPYLSIVNRSSPDDIISFIMGNQM from the coding sequence ATGATGACTATTAAAAATGGTTTAGTACTCACAGGATTTAACTTAGATCCTGTTCACACTAATGTTGTAATAAATGATGAAGGACGTATTATTAAATTATCACGTTATTATGAAGAAGGTGAAATAATTGATGCTACAGGCTGTATTGTTACACCTGCCTTTATAAATGCACATACTCATATAGGAGACTCTATAGCAAAGGATGTAGGAGATGGTTTATCTATAAAAGAATTAGTTGAACCACCAAATGGACTTAAACATCAAAAATTAAATCAAGCATCTGATCAAGAGATAATTGAATCAATGCATGAAGCAGCAAAAGAAATGTTATATTCAGGAACTTCAACATTTATAGATTTCAGAGAAGGTGGATTAAAAGGTATTGAATTACTAAAAAAAGCAATATATGACCTTCCAATAAATGCATGTATATTAGGACGAAGTGATAAATACTATGACCCAAACACAACACCAGAAGAAGCAAGATTAATAACAAGAGAATTAATACAGCATTGTGATGGAATAGGATTAAGTGGTGTGCAAGATGTTGACCCTGAGATAATGCTTCAAATAGCTGAAGTATGTAATGCAGAGGATAAAATAGCAATGGTTCATGTAGCAGAATACTATGAATTACAGGAACAATCAGTTCAATTAACAAATCAAACAGAAGTAGAACGAGCATTACGTGCAGGTTACACAAATCTAGTACATGTAACTTATCCTATAATGCAGGATTTAGATTTATTATCTTCATCAAGTCCCTTTATTATATCTTGTCCTAGGTCTAACGGTATGTTATCAGTAGGAGTACCGCCAATATCAGCATATGCAGAACAACAGATAGACGTAGCATTAGGAACTGATAATGTCATGTTTAATAAGCCAGACATGTTCAGAGAAATGGAATATACACTAAAAGCAGTACGTGGATCATATAAAAATAAAATAACAGCACATGATATTCTTAAAATGGCTACAATAAACGGTTTTAAAATATTAGGTAAGGATATAAGTATTCAAGAAGGTAATATTTCAGATATTTTAGTAATAAAACAAAAATCAGAGGATCCCTATTTATCTATAGTAAATAGATCATCACCGGATGATATAATTAGTTTTATTATGGGTAATCAAATGTAA
- the rimI gene encoding ribosomal protein S18-alanine N-acetyltransferase yields MIIRDFILSDLDDVVRIEFDVFDDPYPIDVLVQLYNVGCGFLVAEISGMVIGYVIFWIKEGFGHIIAIGVDSKYQDMHVGSLLLEKAIYIFHRNNIFKIRLEVRKSNIRARKFYCRRGFVQVDEEDNYYNDGEAAIIMEYSKHET; encoded by the coding sequence ATGATTATACGTGACTTTATATTATCCGATTTAGACGATGTAGTTCGAATTGAATTTGACGTGTTTGATGATCCATATCCTATTGATGTATTAGTTCAATTGTATAATGTTGGCTGTGGATTTTTAGTTGCAGAAATTAGTGGCATGGTTATAGGCTATGTTATTTTCTGGATTAAAGAAGGATTTGGTCATATCATTGCAATAGGAGTGGATTCTAAATATCAGGATATGCATGTAGGGTCTTTATTACTTGAAAAAGCTATATACATATTCCATAGGAATAATATTTTCAAAATCAGATTAGAAGTTCGTAAATCTAATATTCGTGCAAGGAAATTCTATTGTAGAAGAGGATTTGTACAGGTAGATGAAGAAGATAATTATTATAATGATGGAGAAGCAGCAATAATTATGGAATATTCTAAACATGAAACTTAA
- the carB gene encoding carbamoyl-phosphate synthase large subunit yields MPKDKDIKKVLIIGSGPIQIGQAAEFDYSGSQACKSLREENVETVLVNSNPATIQTDIDSADRVYVEPLTAEVVAKIIEKEQVDAILPTMGGQTGLNIAIDLEKMGALEGVRVLGSPIETINNVEDRDLFAEFMEKLNEPIPKCHAVNSLEEAYKAVEDIGYPAIVRPAFTLGGTGGGIAHNKKEFEEIVNHGLEMSFINQVLIDESVLGWEEFEYEVMRDKNDSCIIVCNMENIDPMGIHTGESIVVAPTQTLSDEDNQRLRDASIKIIRALGICGGCNIQFAVHPITKEYKVIEVNPRVSRSSALASKATGYSIAKVSSKIALGMTLDEISNDITKETPASFEPAIDYVIAKIPRWPFDKFKGNTGELGVQMQSTGEVMAIGRTIEEALQKAIRSLDIDQEAFEYTEYTDYDLEHATDQRIFQLYSALKDGRSIDELAKITNISPFFIHKIKNIVDMEERIEMQGSSVLYNTKLFREIKQYGFSDKRIGELIGLDEDSVTNARLELNLQPEYKMVDTCAAEFEAKTPYYYGTYDSAPEIIKDDKKKIVVLGAGPIRIGQGIEFDYCCVHAALALKDENVETILINNNPETVSTDYDISDRLYFEPLTKEDVLAVLNQEQPDGVIVQFGGQTSINLAEAISKAGYNIIGTPFESIDMVEDREQFTEVLNELKIPQADYGIANSLDDAREAAHSIGFPVLVRPSYVLGGRAMEIVYDDDELEDYMKEAVKVSKEHPILIDKFLEDSIELDVDALADGENVYVCGIMEHIEEAGIHSGDSACVIPPQTIPEKIIEQVEDYTTKLALKLGVIGLINIQYAIKMDPEPKLYIIEANPRASRTVPFVSKSIGIPIAKIASKLMLGAKLTDFDLVNYSDIKHVSVKESVFPFLKIPDADTVLGPEMKSTGESMGIDKNFGLAYYKAQLAANMKLPTEGKFFLSVRDSDKPKIAPIAKKAKELGFDLIATRGTANAAPDVDIDIIRKVSQGSPNIRDAMFNGEVAFVVNTPSGKQSADDGYIIRRLAIELGIPYVTTIAGANAVLKAIEEAGSGDLNVKSLNEYGEL; encoded by the coding sequence ATGCCAAAGGATAAAGATATTAAAAAAGTATTAATTATTGGATCAGGACCTATACAAATAGGACAAGCTGCAGAATTCGATTATTCTGGATCACAAGCATGTAAATCATTAAGAGAAGAAAACGTTGAAACAGTCTTGGTAAATAGTAATCCAGCTACAATACAAACAGATATTGATTCTGCTGATAGAGTATATGTAGAACCACTAACAGCAGAAGTAGTAGCAAAAATAATTGAAAAAGAACAAGTTGACGCAATTTTACCAACCATGGGTGGACAAACTGGTTTAAATATTGCAATAGACTTGGAGAAGATGGGTGCACTTGAAGGAGTACGTGTATTAGGTTCACCAATAGAAACAATTAATAATGTAGAAGACCGTGATTTATTTGCTGAATTCATGGAAAAACTAAATGAACCTATACCTAAATGTCATGCTGTAAATTCATTAGAAGAAGCATATAAAGCAGTAGAAGACATTGGATATCCTGCAATTGTAAGACCAGCATTTACACTTGGTGGAACTGGTGGAGGAATAGCTCATAATAAGAAAGAATTCGAAGAAATTGTAAACCATGGATTAGAAATGAGTTTTATCAACCAAGTATTAATTGATGAATCAGTACTTGGATGGGAAGAATTCGAGTATGAGGTAATGAGAGATAAAAATGATTCATGTATCATAGTATGTAACATGGAAAATATTGATCCTATGGGTATTCATACAGGTGAAAGTATAGTTGTAGCTCCAACACAAACATTATCTGATGAGGATAATCAAAGATTAAGAGATGCATCAATAAAAATTATCAGAGCATTAGGAATATGTGGTGGATGTAACATACAATTCGCAGTACATCCTATAACAAAGGAGTACAAAGTTATCGAGGTAAATCCTAGGGTAAGTAGAAGTAGTGCATTAGCATCAAAAGCTACAGGATATTCAATAGCTAAAGTATCCTCAAAAATAGCTTTAGGTATGACCTTAGATGAAATAAGTAATGACATAACTAAGGAAACACCAGCCTCATTTGAACCAGCAATAGACTATGTAATAGCAAAAATACCTAGATGGCCATTTGATAAATTCAAAGGTAATACTGGAGAATTAGGAGTACAAATGCAGTCTACAGGAGAAGTAATGGCAATAGGTAGAACAATCGAGGAAGCATTACAGAAAGCTATACGTTCATTAGATATAGATCAAGAAGCATTTGAGTACACAGAATATACAGATTATGACTTAGAACATGCTACTGATCAAAGAATATTCCAATTATATTCAGCATTAAAAGATGGAAGATCAATAGATGAATTAGCAAAGATTACAAATATTAGTCCATTCTTCATACATAAAATAAAGAACATTGTTGACATGGAAGAAAGAATTGAAATGCAGGGAAGCAGTGTATTATATAATACAAAATTATTCAGAGAAATCAAACAATATGGATTCAGTGATAAGAGAATTGGTGAATTAATTGGTTTAGATGAAGATAGTGTAACAAATGCACGACTTGAACTTAATCTACAACCTGAATATAAGATGGTAGATACATGTGCAGCTGAGTTTGAAGCTAAAACACCATACTACTATGGAACATATGATTCAGCACCAGAAATAATAAAAGATGATAAAAAGAAAATAGTAGTACTAGGTGCAGGGCCAATAAGAATAGGACAAGGTATAGAATTTGATTACTGTTGTGTACATGCAGCATTAGCATTAAAAGATGAAAATGTTGAAACAATACTTATAAACAACAACCCCGAAACAGTAAGTACTGATTATGATATATCAGACAGACTATACTTTGAACCATTAACAAAAGAGGATGTACTAGCAGTTTTAAATCAAGAACAACCTGATGGAGTAATAGTACAGTTTGGTGGACAAACCTCAATAAACCTTGCAGAAGCTATTAGTAAAGCAGGATATAATATAATAGGAACACCATTCGAAAGTATAGATATGGTAGAAGATAGGGAACAATTCACAGAAGTTTTAAATGAATTGAAAATACCACAAGCAGACTATGGAATAGCAAACTCATTAGATGATGCAAGAGAAGCAGCTCATTCAATAGGATTCCCTGTACTAGTAAGACCATCATACGTACTTGGTGGACGTGCAATGGAAATAGTATATGATGATGATGAACTAGAAGATTATATGAAAGAAGCTGTAAAAGTATCAAAAGAACATCCTATACTTATAGATAAATTCCTAGAAGATTCAATAGAATTAGATGTAGATGCACTAGCAGATGGAGAAAATGTATATGTATGTGGAATAATGGAACACATAGAAGAGGCAGGTATACACTCAGGTGATTCAGCATGTGTAATTCCACCACAAACAATACCAGAAAAAATAATTGAACAAGTAGAAGACTATACTACAAAACTAGCATTAAAACTAGGAGTAATTGGTTTAATTAACATACAATATGCTATAAAAATGGATCCTGAACCAAAATTATACATAATTGAAGCAAATCCAAGAGCTAGTCGTACAGTACCATTTGTAAGTAAATCTATTGGTATACCAATAGCTAAAATAGCATCCAAACTAATGTTAGGAGCTAAATTAACTGACTTTGATTTAGTAAATTATTCTGATATAAAACACGTATCAGTAAAAGAATCAGTATTCCCATTCTTAAAAATACCTGATGCAGACACAGTGTTAGGACCGGAAATGAAATCAACTGGAGAAAGTATGGGTATTGATAAAAACTTTGGATTAGCATATTATAAAGCACAACTAGCAGCTAATATGAAATTACCAACAGAAGGTAAATTCTTCTTAAGTGTACGTGATTCAGATAAACCAAAAATAGCACCAATAGCTAAAAAAGCAAAAGAATTAGGATTTGATTTAATAGCAACAAGAGGTACAGCTAATGCAGCACCTGATGTTGATATTGACATTATACGAAAAGTTAGTCAAGGTTCACCAAATATACGTGATGCAATGTTTAATGGTGAAGTAGCATTTGTAGTTAACACACCATCAGGTAAACAATCAGCTGATGATGGATATATTATAAGAAGATTAGCTATTGAGTTAGGAATTCCATACGTAACCACTATTGCTGGTGCAAATGCAGTTCTTAAAGCAATTGAAGAAGCAGGTTCTGGAGACCTTAATGTAAAATCACTTAATGAATATGGTGAGTTATAA
- the purS gene encoding phosphoribosylformylglycinamidine synthase subunit PurS, translated as MNFDVEVKISLKKGMLNPEASTIEKALALLNYEVSNTQTIDIIKFTIDATNEDEAYKEVDEMCQKLLCNPVIHDYEITISEE; from the coding sequence ATGAATTTTGATGTGGAAGTTAAAATAAGTTTAAAGAAAGGTATGTTAAACCCAGAAGCATCTACTATTGAAAAAGCATTAGCATTACTAAATTATGAAGTAAGTAATACACAAACTATAGACATAATTAAGTTCACAATTGATGCAACCAATGAAGATGAAGCATACAAAGAAGTAGATGAAATGTGTCAAAAATTATTATGTAATCCTGTGATTCATGATTATGAAATAACAATTAGTGAGGAATAA
- the glmS gene encoding glutamine--fructose-6-phosphate transaminase (isomerizing) produces the protein MCGIVGCVLNKKAAPTIIDSIKKLEYRGYDSVGIATVTDKINVKKGSGKIDEVDSKINLKDIDGNIGIAHVRWATHGNPTTENAHPHCDCKNKISVVHNGIIENYKELYQELKNEGHVFKSETDTEVIPHLIEKYMDEGQDLLTATQSTVKRLIGSYALAIISSDEPDKIIGARNESPLIAGISENGNYLASDVPAILSETNQIIYLEDKEIIQVDKNGIKIMDLDLNPIEKEVTTITWDPEMAEKGGFDHFMIKEIYEEPQIIKDTLSEENKIKEIVKRFKNFNRICFVACGTSYHASLIGEYLIESKIGIPTEVILASEFEYFKKTLDDHTLVIFVTQSGETADTIKALKIAKKKSETLAIVNVVGSSITREADHVIYTRAGPEIGVAATKTYISQLICIYLLVAYLDENQELLDKLHSLSGLTEELLTKEKQIQTIAKKYSKAKDFFYIGRGFNYPTALEGALKLKEITYIHGEGYPAGELKHGPLALIDDNIPVVGILPPGPSYNKTYNNLQEIRARGADVIILGANNDTQISDFEDKLLFNPIIDEELAPLLYIIDLQLLAYYISIEKNIDPDKPKNLAKSVTVE, from the coding sequence ATGTGTGGAATAGTAGGATGTGTATTAAATAAAAAAGCTGCTCCAACAATAATTGACTCAATAAAGAAATTGGAATATAGAGGCTATGATTCCGTAGGAATCGCAACAGTAACCGATAAAATAAACGTGAAAAAAGGTAGCGGAAAAATAGATGAAGTTGACTCAAAAATAAATCTTAAAGACATAGATGGAAACATAGGAATTGCTCATGTAAGATGGGCAACACATGGTAATCCCACAACAGAAAATGCACATCCACATTGTGATTGTAAAAATAAAATAAGTGTAGTACACAATGGTATAATAGAAAACTATAAAGAATTATATCAAGAACTTAAAAACGAGGGACATGTATTTAAATCAGAGACTGATACGGAGGTAATACCTCATTTAATAGAAAAATACATGGATGAAGGACAAGATTTGTTAACTGCAACACAATCAACAGTTAAACGTCTAATTGGTTCATATGCACTAGCAATAATATCTTCAGATGAACCTGATAAAATTATAGGAGCTAGAAATGAAAGTCCTCTAATAGCAGGAATATCTGAAAATGGTAACTACTTAGCTTCTGACGTACCAGCAATACTAAGTGAAACAAACCAAATAATCTACTTAGAAGACAAAGAAATTATACAAGTAGACAAAAATGGCATTAAAATCATGGATTTAGACCTAAATCCAATAGAAAAAGAAGTAACAACAATAACATGGGATCCTGAAATGGCTGAAAAAGGTGGATTTGACCATTTCATGATTAAAGAAATCTACGAAGAACCACAAATAATAAAAGACACCTTATCCGAAGAAAATAAAATTAAAGAAATTGTGAAGAGATTCAAAAACTTTAACAGAATATGCTTCGTAGCATGTGGAACCTCATATCATGCATCATTAATCGGAGAATATCTCATAGAATCAAAGATAGGTATACCAACAGAAGTAATATTAGCATCTGAATTTGAATACTTCAAGAAAACTCTTGATGACCACACACTAGTAATTTTCGTAACACAATCAGGAGAAACAGCAGACACTATAAAAGCACTTAAAATAGCAAAGAAAAAATCTGAAACATTAGCAATTGTTAATGTAGTGGGTAGTTCAATAACAAGAGAGGCAGACCATGTTATATACACAAGAGCAGGACCTGAAATAGGTGTAGCAGCTACAAAGACATACATTAGTCAATTAATATGTATATACTTATTAGTTGCATACTTAGATGAAAACCAGGAATTACTCGATAAGCTACATTCATTATCAGGTTTAACAGAAGAGTTACTAACAAAGGAAAAACAAATACAAACGATAGCTAAAAAATATAGTAAAGCAAAAGATTTCTTCTACATTGGAAGAGGATTTAATTATCCTACTGCATTAGAAGGAGCTTTAAAACTTAAAGAAATAACCTATATCCATGGTGAAGGTTATCCTGCAGGTGAATTAAAACATGGCCCATTAGCATTAATTGATGATAATATTCCAGTTGTAGGAATACTACCACCAGGTCCAAGTTATAATAAAACATATAATAACTTGCAAGAAATAAGAGCTCGTGGAGCAGATGTTATTATCCTTGGTGCAAATAATGATACTCAAATAAGTGATTTTGAAGATAAACTCTTATTTAATCCAATAATTGATGAAGAGTTAGCACCATTACTGTATATAATTGATTTACAATTACTAGCATATTATATAAGTATAGAAAAGAATATAGATCCTGATAAACCAAAAAATTTAGCTAAATCAGTGACAGTTGAATAA
- a CDS encoding UPF0146 family protein, with the protein MMKLWENFTEYIINNYSDSNKIIEVGVGKILQPSQILKEQLKDTEIKLVDINPCNDTVIYDDITKPTDEIYEDADLIYSIRPPEELQYDLFKLSEKYGADLLIKPLFTEEVNYKLQNKLKLVNYKKIAFYVMKK; encoded by the coding sequence ATGATGAAACTATGGGAAAACTTTACAGAATATATTATAAATAATTACAGTGATAGTAATAAAATTATTGAAGTTGGAGTAGGTAAGATATTACAGCCTAGCCAAATATTAAAAGAACAATTAAAAGATACCGAAATAAAACTAGTAGACATTAATCCCTGTAATGATACAGTAATTTACGATGATATAACAAAACCGACTGATGAAATCTATGAAGATGCTGACTTAATCTATTCTATAAGACCGCCCGAAGAGTTACAATATGATTTATTCAAGTTATCAGAGAAATATGGTGCTGATTTATTAATAAAACCATTATTTACAGAAGAAGTAAATTACAAACTTCAAAACAAATTAAAACTTGTTAATTACAAAAAAATAGCATTTTATGTTATGAAAAAATGA
- the purQ gene encoding phosphoribosylformylglycinamidine synthase subunit PurQ — MTDVTDVNVGIIRFPGTNCDRDIEYAVNIVGAKPHYIDWNKKDLSNMDVVIIPGGFSYGDYLRAGSIAGITPIITAIKEFAKENKPVLGICNGAQILGEIDLVPGVFIENENARFICKNEKLKINTTRTPFTKLYKKDELVNLPIAHKEGRYYTDNLEELYDNDQIVLTFEDENPNGSLDNITGVCNNEGNVVAVMPHPERAVEKLLRSEDGLKFFKGILD, encoded by the coding sequence TTGACAGATGTAACTGATGTTAATGTAGGTATTATTAGATTTCCTGGAACTAACTGTGATAGAGACATAGAATATGCAGTTAATATAGTAGGTGCTAAGCCACATTACATAGATTGGAATAAAAAAGATTTATCAAACATGGATGTAGTTATAATACCTGGTGGATTTTCTTATGGTGATTACCTTAGAGCTGGATCAATTGCAGGTATAACACCAATAATTACAGCTATAAAAGAATTTGCAAAAGAAAATAAACCAGTTTTAGGTATTTGTAATGGTGCTCAAATTCTAGGTGAAATTGATTTAGTTCCTGGAGTTTTTATTGAGAATGAAAATGCTAGATTCATATGTAAAAATGAAAAACTCAAAATTAATACTACAAGAACACCATTTACAAAATTATACAAAAAAGATGAACTAGTAAATCTACCTATAGCTCACAAAGAAGGAAGATATTATACTGATAACCTTGAAGAATTATATGATAATGATCAAATAGTTCTAACTTTTGAAGATGAAAATCCTAATGGTTCATTAGATAATATAACAGGTGTATGTAATAATGAAGGAAATGTTGTTGCAGTAATGCCTCATCCAGAAAGAGCTGTTGAAAAACTATTACGTTCAGAAGACGGATTAAAATTCTTTAAAGGTATTCTTGACTAG
- the carA gene encoding glutamine-hydrolyzing carbamoyl-phosphate synthase small subunit, giving the protein MVKTAKLALEDGTILKGEGFGAETVKSGEIVFSTAMTGYVESLTDPSFKGQILMSTYPLEGNYGVSSDWYQSDDIKVEAYIVRQVCKDPFHPKSEKTLSEFLEEFNVPGISNIDTRALTLKIRERGSMKAAVANIDISDEELMKIVEEQPRIEDMKLVDKVTVKEPKIIKERQEYNVAVIDCGVKKNILKNLAKQGVGITLVPSSTSAQEIFDLDVDGVLVSSGPGNPENVDNIQDTIREVAQKLPVAGICLGQQIIALTYGAKIYKMKFGHRGSNQPVKDLESGQVYMTSQNHSFTVDEESIKGTDLEITQINLNDGTPEAIKHKELPISCIQYHPEAGPGPHDSKQFFEEFVETIKNY; this is encoded by the coding sequence GTGGTAAAAACTGCAAAATTAGCATTAGAAGATGGTACAATATTAAAAGGAGAAGGTTTTGGTGCTGAAACCGTTAAATCCGGAGAAATTGTATTTTCAACTGCAATGACAGGATATGTTGAATCATTAACTGATCCCTCATTCAAGGGACAAATATTAATGTCAACTTATCCCTTAGAAGGAAATTATGGAGTATCCTCTGATTGGTATCAATCAGATGATATTAAAGTAGAAGCGTATATTGTAAGACAAGTATGTAAAGATCCTTTTCATCCAAAGTCTGAAAAAACATTATCTGAATTCTTAGAAGAATTTAATGTACCAGGTATCAGTAATATTGATACAAGAGCATTAACACTAAAAATCAGAGAACGTGGTTCAATGAAAGCAGCTGTAGCTAATATAGATATTAGTGATGAAGAATTAATGAAAATAGTTGAAGAACAACCACGTATAGAAGATATGAAGTTAGTTGATAAGGTCACAGTCAAAGAACCTAAAATAATCAAAGAAAGACAAGAATACAATGTAGCAGTAATAGACTGTGGTGTAAAGAAAAATATTCTAAAAAATCTAGCAAAACAAGGAGTAGGAATAACATTAGTACCTTCATCAACAAGTGCACAGGAAATATTTGACTTGGACGTGGATGGTGTACTCGTATCAAGTGGACCTGGAAATCCAGAAAATGTAGATAATATACAGGACACTATCAGGGAAGTAGCACAGAAACTTCCAGTAGCAGGTATCTGTCTTGGACAACAAATCATAGCTCTAACATATGGTGCTAAGATTTATAAGATGAAATTTGGACATAGAGGATCAAATCAGCCAGTTAAAGATTTAGAATCTGGTCAAGTTTACATGACATCACAAAATCATAGCTTCACAGTTGATGAAGAATCAATCAAAGGTACTGATTTAGAAATAACTCAAATAAACTTAAATGATGGAACACCTGAAGCAATTAAACACAAAGAATTACCAATATCATGTATTCAATACCATCCAGAAGCTGGACCGGGACCTCATGATTCAAAACAATTCTTTGAAGAGTTTGTAGAAACAATAAAGAATTACTAG
- the purC gene encoding phosphoribosylaminoimidazolesuccinocarboxamide synthase has product MTEIKKELLYTGKAKDVYKVDGEDDKVIIKFRDDITALDGGRKDTLSKKGAYNALISAKLFEVLEEHGVATQYIKLVEPDQMLSKSLDMIPLEVICRNIATGSLLRKYPFHKNQKLEPPVMQFDYKNDVYHDPMLNDSIITALEIATQEQLDKIREITHVINKVLSKFLIDKGLILVDFKIEFGFDKDGKLVLGDEISPDTTRLWDAETLDNFDKDIFRKGEEGVVDAYHKVVNLVLTDEEKDKWNVEKI; this is encoded by the coding sequence ATGACTGAAATAAAAAAAGAATTACTATACACAGGAAAGGCAAAAGATGTATATAAAGTAGATGGCGAAGATGATAAAGTAATCATTAAATTCAGAGATGATATTACTGCACTCGATGGTGGTAGAAAAGATACTTTAAGTAAAAAAGGAGCATATAATGCTTTAATTTCTGCAAAACTATTTGAAGTATTAGAAGAGCATGGTGTAGCTACTCAATATATTAAATTAGTAGAACCTGACCAAATGCTTTCAAAATCTCTTGACATGATACCATTAGAGGTTATTTGTCGTAATATCGCTACCGGAAGTCTTCTTAGGAAATATCCATTTCACAAAAACCAAAAATTAGAACCTCCAGTAATGCAATTTGACTACAAAAATGATGTTTATCATGATCCAATGTTAAATGATAGTATCATAACCGCATTAGAAATAGCTACACAAGAACAATTAGATAAAATACGAGAAATTACCCATGTAATAAATAAAGTATTATCTAAATTCTTAATAGATAAAGGATTAATATTAGTTGACTTTAAAATAGAATTTGGATTTGACAAAGATGGAAAACTAGTATTAGGTGATGAAATAAGCCCAGATACAACAAGATTATGGGATGCAGAAACATTAGATAATTTTGACAAAGATATCTTCAGAAAAGGAGAAGAAGGTGTTGTTGACGCATACCATAAAGTAGTTAATTTAGTGTTAACTGATGAAGAAAAAGATAAATGGAATGTAGAAAAGATTTAA